A DNA window from Streptomyces sp. CA-278952 contains the following coding sequences:
- a CDS encoding EthD domain-containing protein, translating into MIKLSIFLTRRSDLSHDEFVDYWTRKHTPLLSALPGGEVPVRRYVQLLPTDDEIPGISTAVYDGVAEVWVDTIEDAARWFTSDTYTTTVAADEENFLDRSRTRFLYATESPVFG; encoded by the coding sequence GTGATCAAGCTCAGCATCTTCCTGACCCGGCGCTCGGACCTCTCCCACGACGAGTTCGTGGACTACTGGACGCGGAAGCACACCCCTCTGCTCTCGGCTCTGCCCGGCGGAGAGGTCCCGGTCCGGCGCTACGTCCAACTGCTGCCCACCGACGACGAGATCCCCGGCATCAGCACCGCTGTCTACGACGGTGTCGCCGAGGTGTGGGTCGACACCATCGAAGACGCCGCTCGCTGGTTCACCTCCGACACCTACACCACCACCGTCGCGGCGGACGAGGAGAACTTCCTCGACCGCTCCCGGACCCGCTTCCTCTACGCGACCGAGAGCCCGGTCTTCGGCTGA
- a CDS encoding aldo/keto reductase, with amino-acid sequence MYLPSADRYSAMPYRRTGRSGLKLPALSLGLWHNFGGDRTPETQGAILRRAFDLGITHFDLANNYGPPPGSAELTLGRALATDFARLRDEIVISTKAGYHMWDGPYGEWGSRKYLRSSLDQSLKRLGVGYVDIFYSHRPDPETPLEETMGALDTAVRQGKALYVGLSNYSAAQTREAAGILKDLGTPLLIHQPRYSMLDRRIEDDGLPDVLDELGAGSIAYSPLEQGILTDRYLNGIPAGSRAAGASPFLSADAVTPQLVERLRALDALAKERGQSLAQLALAWVLRGGRLTSAVVGASSVAQLENSVEAVRNLDFTEDELSRIEELLWDTETG; translated from the coding sequence ATGTACCTCCCGTCCGCCGACCGCTACTCCGCCATGCCCTACCGGCGCACCGGACGCAGCGGTCTGAAGCTGCCCGCGCTCTCCCTCGGCCTCTGGCACAACTTCGGAGGCGACCGGACGCCCGAGACGCAGGGCGCCATCCTGCGCCGCGCCTTCGACCTCGGCATCACCCACTTCGACCTGGCCAACAACTACGGCCCGCCGCCCGGCTCCGCCGAACTCACCCTGGGCCGCGCCCTGGCGACCGACTTCGCCCGTCTGCGCGACGAGATCGTCATCTCCACCAAGGCCGGCTACCACATGTGGGACGGGCCGTACGGGGAGTGGGGCTCGCGGAAGTACCTGCGCTCCTCGCTCGACCAGAGCCTCAAGCGCCTCGGTGTCGGTTACGTCGACATCTTCTACTCCCACCGGCCGGACCCCGAGACCCCGCTCGAAGAGACCATGGGCGCGCTCGACACCGCCGTACGGCAGGGCAAGGCGCTGTACGTCGGTCTGTCCAACTACTCCGCCGCGCAGACCCGCGAGGCCGCCGGGATCCTGAAGGACCTCGGCACCCCGCTCCTCATCCACCAGCCCCGCTACTCGATGCTCGACCGCCGGATCGAGGACGACGGGCTGCCGGACGTCCTCGACGAGCTGGGCGCCGGGTCCATCGCATACTCGCCGCTGGAGCAGGGGATTCTGACCGACCGCTATCTGAACGGCATTCCGGCCGGGTCCCGGGCGGCGGGCGCCAGCCCCTTCCTGAGCGCCGACGCCGTCACCCCGCAGCTGGTGGAGCGGTTGCGCGCGCTGGACGCCCTGGCGAAGGAGCGCGGCCAGTCGCTCGCGCAGCTGGCCCTGGCCTGGGTGCTGCGCGGCGGCCGGCTCACCTCCGCCGTCGTCGGCGCGAGCAGCGTCGCCCAGCTGGAGAACAGCGTCGAGGCCGTCCGGAACCTGGACTTCACCGAGGACGAGCTGTCCCGGATCGAGGAACTGCTGTGGGACACGGAGACGGGCTGA
- a CDS encoding LysR family transcriptional regulator yields MELRQLEHFVAVAEEQHFTRAAERLAVSQSGLSASVRALEQELRTPLFSRTTRTVRLTEAGRALLVEAERTLAGARAARDAVDAVRGLLRGTLTVGVEQCVAGVSPARLLAAFHREHPQLELRLRQEGTSSLLDGVAGGRLDLAFAATVSPAEWRGELVPLAREPMVLLCAAGHAFAGRPEVGWEELPGASFIDFHPDWGPRRAADGAFAAAGVRRTVGLEVNDVHSLLELVQEGLGIAVVPHHFSRKPEAARLVAVELTGARRPVYESVVVLPAARSLSPGARALMRLVREDPLRERATG; encoded by the coding sequence ATGGAACTGCGTCAGCTGGAACACTTCGTCGCCGTCGCCGAGGAACAGCACTTCACCCGCGCCGCCGAGCGCCTCGCCGTGTCGCAGTCCGGGCTCTCCGCCTCCGTACGAGCGCTGGAGCAGGAGCTGCGGACCCCCTTGTTCAGCCGCACCACGCGCACGGTCCGGCTCACCGAGGCCGGGCGGGCGCTGCTGGTGGAGGCGGAGCGCACGCTGGCGGGCGCGCGGGCGGCGCGGGACGCGGTCGATGCCGTACGGGGGCTGCTGCGCGGGACGCTGACGGTCGGGGTCGAGCAGTGCGTGGCGGGGGTGAGCCCGGCGCGGCTGCTGGCGGCGTTCCACCGGGAGCATCCGCAGCTGGAGCTGAGGCTGCGACAGGAGGGCACCAGCAGCCTGCTGGACGGCGTGGCGGGCGGGCGCCTCGACCTGGCGTTCGCCGCGACGGTGAGCCCGGCGGAGTGGCGCGGGGAGCTGGTGCCGCTGGCCCGGGAGCCGATGGTGCTGCTGTGCGCGGCGGGGCACGCGTTCGCCGGGCGGCCGGAGGTGGGGTGGGAGGAGCTGCCGGGGGCGTCGTTCATCGACTTCCATCCGGACTGGGGTCCCCGGCGGGCCGCCGACGGGGCGTTCGCGGCGGCGGGGGTGCGCCGGACGGTGGGGCTGGAGGTCAACGATGTGCACAGCCTGCTGGAGCTGGTGCAGGAGGGGCTGGGGATCGCGGTGGTGCCGCACCACTTCTCCCGGAAGCCGGAGGCGGCCCGGCTGGTCGCCGTGGAGCTGACGGGCGCCCGGCGGCCGGTGTACGAGAGCGTGGTGGTGCTTCCGGCCGCGCGGAGCCTGAGCCCGGGGGCGCGGGCGCTGATGCGGCTGGTGCGGGAGGACCCGCTGCGGGAGCGGGCGACGGGCTGA